The sequence GCGCCACGACGGTAAGGGTGTCCGGGGCGTCCGCGCACAGATCCTGGAAGCCGGCCTCGCCCGCCTCGCGCAGCCGCGCCATCAGCACCTCGGCCTGCTCCCGCACGCTCACCAGCGGCGCATGGATGTGGTCGACATAGACCTGGGGCCGGGCCTTGGGCTGCATCGCCTTCACCGCGAGCTTGGCGAACCCCTCCGCCCCGGTGCTGATGACCACCTCGGGCAGCAGCTCGGCGAGGCACGGCTCCAGCCCGACCGTACGGGGATAGCGCCGGGCCTCGTCGGCCAGCCTGCCGCTGAAGATGTCCGCGATGCGCTTGTAGGCGCGGTACTGCAGCAGCCGGGCGAAAAGCAGATCACGGGCCTCCAGGAGCGCGAGATCGGCCTCGTCCTCCACTTCGGCGGCGGGCAGCAGCCGGGCCGCCTTCAGATCCAGCAGCGTCGCCGCGACGACCAGGAACTCCGTGGTCTGGTCCAGGTCCCAGTCCGGCCCCATGGCCCGGATGTGCGCCATGAATTCGTCGGTCACCTTGGACAGCGCGACCTCGGTGACGTCCAGCTTGTGCTTGGAGATCAACTGCAGAAGGAGATCGAAGGGGCCCTCGAAGTTCTCCAGCCGGAGGGTGAACGTACCGTCGCGGGCCCCGGGGGAAGTCCCGCCGGGAGAGGCATCAGGGGCCCCCTCGGGGACGTCTCCAGGGGTGCCCTCGGGGGCGTCCCCGGCGGGGGCGTCCGCGCCGGGGACATCCGCGGGAGCAGCTACCGGTGGCCCGTCGGCAGCCTCCGGCGCCTCGGCCGACCCGGCAGCCCCGGGGCCGTCGTCCGGCCCCTCCGACCCCGCCGGCACATCCAGCACCTCCGGCCCCGCGGCGGCCCCGCGTCCGAGAGGTCTACGGGCGCGGGGCGCGGGGGCGTCATCGTTGGTCGTCGGCATCGCGGTCGGTCCATGGTGCTGTGGTCCCGTGCCGGGGGCGACGGGCTGGTCACGGGCGGGACAACCCGCCGAGGAGGCAGGCTATCCCGCGGCACCCGCGCGAGCGCCGACCCCGGCGCGGCCGGCCCCGCGCGGCGTGACGTTTCAGCACCCTCTCGGCACCACGGCAGCCGCCGGGAATGCACCGTCACAGGAAGGCACCGCCCCAGGGAGCACCGTCACAGGAAAGGCTCCGCCGCAGGAAAACTCCGCCACCACGGCGAGCGGCCACGACGCGGGCACCCGGTGGTGCCGGACCGGCCGCGCCCCGGGCATGCGCCGGGCCGGGCGTCAGCGCCCCCGCAGCCGCCGCACCAGAATGCTGGCGTCACCGCGCGACTCCAGGTCGGCGAGGACGACGGCGACCGCCTCGCGGACGATCCGGCCGCGGTCGACGGCGAGCCCGTGCTCACCGCGCAGTACCAGCCGGGCGTGTTCGAGGTCCATGAGCTCCTCGGCGGAGACATAGACGGTGATCTTCTCGTCGTGCCGCTCCCGGCCGCTCGGGCGGCGGTTGGCGCCGCGGGAGCCGCCGCGCCGGCGGCCCTGGCCACCGGCCTGTGCCGCCGCGGCGGCCGCGTCGGAGCCCGCCTGGCCGCCCTGGCCCGCCTGGGCCCGGTGGCCCTTGGCGGCATCGCCGTCGCTCTCCCGGCCGCCGTGCTCGGCCGGGGGGCCGACGGCGGGCACCCTCGGGGGTGTGGCCGGTCCGCCGTCACCGGCCGTCGCCGCCGGAGCGTCCCAGCCGCCGGCCCCGGACCGTCGCTGCCGTACCGCGGTGGCCGCCTCCGGCCCTTCCTCCGCCGTATCGGGCTCACCGGCCGGTGCCGGTACCCGGGGCGCCTCGGCGCCGGCCGTGGAGCCGTTCGCCGAGCGGCGGGGGCTGGAGGGCTGGAGCCCCCCTCCCCCGGTGGTGCGGAACAGTTCGTCGGCTCCCGGCAGACTCACTCGGCGTGACACCGGGCGAGCACCTCCCTGGCGAGCTGACGATAGGCGGCGGCGCCGACGGAGTTGGAGGCGTACGTGGTGATCGGCTCGCCCGCGACGGTGGTCTCGGGGAAGCGGACCGTACGGCCGATGACGGTGTGGTAAACGTGATCGTCGAAGGCCTCGACGACGCGCGCCAGCACCTCACGGCTGTGCACCGTGCGGGAGTCGTACATCGTCGCCAGGATGCCGTCCAGCTCCAGCTCGGGGTTGAGCCGTTCCTGGACCTTCTCGATCGTCTCGGTGAGCAGCGCGACACCGCGCAGCGCGAAGAACTCGCACTCCAGCGGCACGATGACCTTGTGAGCCGCCGTCAGGGCGTTGACGGTGAGCAGACCGAGAGAGGGCTGGCAGTCGATGACGATGTAGTCGTAGTCGGCCAGCAGCGGCTTCAGGGCACGCTGCAGGGTCGACTCGCGCGCGACCTCGCTGACCAACTG is a genomic window of Streptomyces sp. Edi2 containing:
- a CDS encoding segregation/condensation protein A, giving the protein MPTTNDDAPAPRARRPLGRGAAAGPEVLDVPAGSEGPDDGPGAAGSAEAPEAADGPPVAAPADVPGADAPAGDAPEGTPGDVPEGAPDASPGGTSPGARDGTFTLRLENFEGPFDLLLQLISKHKLDVTEVALSKVTDEFMAHIRAMGPDWDLDQTTEFLVVAATLLDLKAARLLPAAEVEDEADLALLEARDLLFARLLQYRAYKRIADIFSGRLADEARRYPRTVGLEPCLAELLPEVVISTGAEGFAKLAVKAMQPKARPQVYVDHIHAPLVSVREQAEVLMARLREAGEAGFQDLCADAPDTLTVVARFLALLELYRERVVVLEQEEALGALTVRWTGAEGAEPAVTDEFDREPGQSAAEAEPEEDTAGQGEHPAEERE